One stretch of Chloroflexota bacterium DNA includes these proteins:
- a CDS encoding GTP-binding protein: MSSPSSPGKLPRTVNELRSLLGAINLKSMNDEVRSELQSRVAIVGAVNSGKSTLLNYLIGRTVSTVSAVPGTTRQNIEKAFGPFVLVDTPGFGDPTQPTRSDVAREATRAADVNLLILDATNGVRQTDLDLFAELKNRAQPLVLALNKMDLIDQREATTVIMIAEGRLGRNVIPISARTGLGIAERLIPRLVDEQPSLAVALGRALPEHRRMVAEKMVRRAATMSVIAGFEPIPGIDIPILLGNQIRLILRIAALYGEEFTTVTARELIATVAGGVAVRYLGGQVAKFLPGPGWAISAGFAAAGTYAIGQVAREYFESGKRIPMTDLRDHYQRILAERRSRRGDDPDAGAS; encoded by the coding sequence ATGTCTTCACCGAGTTCCCCCGGCAAGTTGCCGCGTACCGTCAACGAGTTGCGTTCGCTGCTCGGCGCCATCAATCTGAAGTCTATGAATGATGAGGTGCGCTCCGAGCTGCAATCGCGCGTGGCGATCGTCGGCGCGGTCAACAGCGGCAAATCCACCCTGCTCAACTACCTGATCGGCCGCACGGTGTCGACCGTGTCGGCGGTGCCCGGCACCACGCGCCAGAATATCGAGAAGGCGTTCGGGCCGTTTGTGCTGGTCGATACGCCGGGCTTCGGCGACCCGACCCAGCCGACGCGTTCCGACGTGGCGCGCGAGGCCACGCGCGCCGCCGATGTCAACCTGCTGATTCTGGACGCCACCAACGGCGTGCGGCAGACCGACCTCGACCTGTTTGCCGAGTTGAAGAACCGCGCGCAGCCGCTGGTGCTGGCGCTGAACAAGATGGACCTGATCGACCAGCGCGAGGCGACGACGGTCATCATGATCGCCGAGGGGCGGCTGGGCCGCAACGTGATTCCGATCTCGGCGCGCACCGGCCTGGGCATCGCCGAGCGGCTGATCCCGCGCCTGGTGGATGAGCAGCCGTCGCTGGCGGTGGCGCTGGGCCGCGCGCTGCCGGAGCACCGGCGCATGGTCGCCGAAAAGATGGTCCGCCGCGCCGCAACGATGAGCGTCATCGCCGGCTTCGAACCGATTCCGGGCATCGATATCCCGATCCTGCTCGGCAACCAGATCCGGCTGATCCTGCGCATCGCCGCGTTGTACGGCGAGGAGTTCACGACGGTGACGGCGCGCGAGTTGATCGCCACGGTGGCGGGCGGCGTGGCCGTGCGCTACCTGGGCGGGCAAGTCGCCAAGTTCCTGCCCGGCCCCGGCTGGGCGATCTCCGCGGGTTTTGCCGCCGCCGGCACCTATGCCATCGGCCAGGTTGCGCGCGAATACTTCGAGAGCGGTAAGCGCATCCCGATGACCGATTTGCGCGACCACTATCAGCGCATTCTCGCCGAGCGCCGTTCCCGGCGCGGCGACGACCCGGACGCCGGCGCCAGCTAA
- a CDS encoding LCP family protein produces the protein MRIAMPPRARRGITWWHLAAFLALDGLMAAALVVLLGVALGPAIDIPDVDPVDTVALGAAFEAAAPPDEPLALYDAGNQAVLALLLNASRWLAPLPDTVPTESKPETAASPTVSAAALPAAPAPTAAPPKPDAAALAVPAAAPPPSGWPKTLNIVLLGSDKRPNSGGWRTDTIIVVAIDPATKRIGVIGVPRDMWVVLPNYANRVNTLDQVGGPVLLKRALQAQLGIPIHYYARIDFDGFQKAINAMGGVTVDVECRVVERDASGRIAYEVPSGPIAMDGAAALTFARLRHTTSDFDRMRRQEAVLLAVRRKLLSADLLPRLPELVGTLSALVQTDIPPQTIVALARLGAEVDVKNARGFLIDERVVRPWTTPGGAAVQLPDPAKVQAGVQKLWGGPELTSAIKRPATMGCPK, from the coding sequence ATGCGCATCGCAATGCCGCCGCGCGCCCGGCGCGGCATCACCTGGTGGCATCTGGCCGCGTTTCTGGCGCTCGACGGCCTGATGGCGGCTGCGCTCGTCGTGCTGCTGGGTGTCGCGCTCGGCCCGGCCATCGATATCCCCGATGTCGATCCGGTGGATACCGTCGCGCTTGGCGCCGCCTTCGAGGCCGCCGCCCCGCCCGACGAGCCGCTCGCGCTATACGATGCGGGCAACCAGGCCGTGCTGGCGCTGCTGCTGAACGCAAGCCGCTGGCTGGCGCCGTTGCCCGATACCGTTCCAACCGAAAGCAAGCCGGAGACTGCGGCGTCGCCTACGGTGTCAGCGGCCGCTTTGCCGGCCGCGCCCGCTCCGACCGCCGCGCCTCCCAAACCGGATGCCGCCGCACTGGCGGTGCCGGCCGCTGCGCCGCCGCCGTCCGGCTGGCCGAAAACGCTCAATATTGTGCTGCTCGGCAGCGACAAGCGCCCCAACAGCGGCGGCTGGCGCACCGACACGATCATCGTCGTCGCGATCGACCCGGCGACGAAGCGCATCGGCGTGATTGGCGTGCCGCGCGACATGTGGGTCGTGCTGCCCAACTACGCCAACCGCGTCAACACGCTCGACCAGGTCGGCGGCCCGGTGCTGCTGAAGCGCGCGCTCCAGGCGCAGCTCGGCATCCCGATCCACTACTATGCGCGCATCGACTTCGACGGCTTCCAGAAAGCGATCAACGCCATGGGCGGCGTCACGGTGGATGTCGAGTGCCGCGTCGTCGAGAGAGATGCCAGCGGGCGGATCGCGTACGAGGTGCCGTCCGGCCCGATCGCAATGGACGGCGCCGCGGCGCTGACGTTCGCGCGCCTGCGGCACACCACCAGCGACTTCGACCGCATGCGCCGGCAGGAAGCGGTCCTGCTCGCCGTGCGCCGCAAGCTGCTCAGCGCCGATCTGCTGCCACGCCTGCCGGAACTGGTCGGCACGCTGAGCGCGCTGGTGCAGACCGACATCCCGCCGCAGACCATTGTCGCGCTGGCGCGGCTGGGCGCGGAGGTCGACGTGAAGAACGCGCGCGGCTTCCTGATCGACGAGCGGGTCGTCCGACCGTGGACCACGCCGGGCGGCGCCGCCGTGCAGTTGCCCGACCCGGCCAAAGTGCAGGCGGGTGTGCAGAAGCTGTGGGGCGGGCCGGAACTGACCAGCGCGATCAAACGCCCGGCAACAATGGGGTGTCCGAAGTAG
- the murJ gene encoding murein biosynthesis integral membrane protein MurJ, translated as MQRPSLLRAATIVSAAFVASRALGLLREVVISAQFGTSAELDAYLAAFRIPDILFQLIAGGALGSAFIPTFAAYLARDDEPGAQALATTVINLVLGLLSAVALIIALAAPWLVSVIVAPGFTPAQQALTVSLMRLMLVSTVIFGVSGIVMGVLNARQHFLLPALAPVVYNLAITGGALLLGPSLGVAGLALGVVAGAAGHLLIQVPALMRAHFHWSSAVDLRHPGVHAVARLMGPRVVGLAITQLNFLVNTILASGLAAGSLAALNYAWLLMLLPQGIIAQAMATALFPTLAAQSARGETTALRATLSSSLRGLLFFMLPAAVGLMVAGGPLVAVLLQRGRFGADSTALTVYALQFYALGLVGHAVLEIVTRGFYALHDTRTPVMIGVAAMALNLLLSLLLIGPLSFGGLALANSIATLLEAAAITWLLRARLGGLDGRALSGAAWRMALAAVVMGACLAGFLALAPGLNLWLSALGCLSIGGAAYLGAAYALRIDELRRVPQLLRRR; from the coding sequence ATGCAGCGCCCTTCACTTCTTCGCGCGGCGACGATCGTCTCCGCCGCGTTTGTCGCCAGCCGCGCGCTCGGCCTCCTGCGCGAAGTTGTCATCAGCGCGCAATTCGGCACCAGCGCCGAGCTCGATGCCTACCTCGCGGCGTTTCGCATCCCCGATATCCTGTTTCAGTTGATCGCCGGTGGAGCGCTTGGCTCGGCATTCATCCCGACGTTCGCCGCCTATCTGGCGCGCGACGATGAGCCGGGCGCGCAAGCCCTGGCGACGACGGTCATCAACCTGGTGCTGGGCCTGTTGTCGGCGGTCGCGCTGATCATCGCGCTCGCGGCGCCGTGGCTCGTCTCGGTCATCGTGGCGCCCGGCTTCACCCCGGCGCAGCAGGCGCTGACCGTGAGCCTCATGCGGCTGATGCTGGTCTCCACGGTGATCTTCGGCGTCAGCGGCATCGTGATGGGCGTGCTCAATGCCCGGCAGCACTTCCTGCTGCCAGCGCTCGCGCCGGTCGTCTACAATCTCGCGATCACCGGCGGCGCGCTGCTGCTCGGTCCGTCGCTCGGCGTGGCCGGGCTGGCGCTGGGCGTCGTCGCCGGCGCAGCGGGGCACTTGCTGATTCAGGTGCCGGCATTGATGCGCGCCCACTTCCACTGGTCGTCCGCGGTTGACCTGCGCCATCCGGGCGTGCACGCGGTGGCGCGGCTGATGGGGCCGCGCGTCGTCGGGCTGGCGATCACGCAGTTGAACTTCCTCGTCAACACGATCCTGGCTTCGGGACTCGCGGCCGGCTCGCTGGCCGCACTCAACTACGCGTGGCTATTGATGCTGCTGCCGCAGGGCATCATCGCGCAGGCGATGGCCACCGCGCTCTTCCCGACGCTGGCGGCGCAGTCGGCGCGCGGCGAGACCACTGCCCTGCGCGCCACGCTGTCGTCGTCGCTGCGCGGCCTGCTATTCTTCATGCTGCCCGCCGCCGTTGGGCTGATGGTTGCGGGCGGACCGCTCGTCGCGGTGCTCCTGCAGCGCGGGCGCTTCGGCGCCGACTCGACCGCGCTGACGGTCTATGCGCTGCAATTCTATGCGCTGGGGCTGGTCGGCCATGCGGTGCTGGAGATCGTGACGCGCGGCTTCTACGCGCTGCACGACACGCGCACGCCGGTGATGATCGGCGTGGCAGCGATGGCGCTGAACCTGCTCCTGAGCCTGCTGCTGATCGGGCCGCTCTCGTTCGGGGGGCTGGCGCTGGCGAACTCCATCGCGACCCTGCTGGAAGCGGCGGCGATCACCTGGCTGCTGCGCGCCCGGCTCGGCGGCCTCGACGGGCGCGCGCTGTCCGGCGCGGCGTGGCGCATGGCGCTGGCCGCCGTCGTCATGGGCGCGTGCCTGGCCGGCTTCCTCGCGCTGGCGCCCGGCCTGAATCTGTGGCTCTCCGCGCTCGGCTGCCTGTCCATCGGCGGCGCGGCCTATCTCGGCGCGGCGTACGCGCTGCGCATTGACGAACTGCGGCGCGTCCCGCAACTGCTGCGGCGGCGCTGA